From the genome of Capricornis sumatraensis isolate serow.1 chromosome 17, serow.2, whole genome shotgun sequence, one region includes:
- the LOC138093537 gene encoding centrin-4 — protein MIFGSYSREDTAGGIESRRASRPSSDQWKKNAAKIELNETQKQEIKEAFDLFDVDGSGTIDVKELKIAMRALGFEPKKEEIKKIIAETDKEGIGTISFEEFFAIMSVKMSEKDEKEEILKAFKLFDDDDTGSISLNNIKRVAKELGENLTDDELQEMLDEADHDGDGEINKEEFLKMMQKTTLC, from the exons GCATCCAGACCAAGTTCagaccaatggaaaaaaaatgcagcaaAAATTGAATTGAATGAAACTCAAAAGCAAGAAATTAAAGAGGCCTTTGATTTATTCGATGTTGATGGGTCTGGAACCATAGATGTGAAAGAACTGAAG ATTGCAATGCGGGCCTTAGGATTTGAGccgaagaaagaagaaattaaaaagataatagcTGAAACTGACAAAGAAGGAATTGGCACCATTAGTTTTGAAGAATTTTTTGCCATAATGAGCGTAAAAATG AgtgaaaaggatgaaaaagaagaaatactgaAGGCTTTCAAATTATTTGATGATGATGATACAGGAAGTATATCACTGAACAATATCAAGAGGGTTGCTAAGGAACTAGGGGAAAATTTAACAGATGATGAACTTCAG GAAATGCTTGATGAGGCTGATCATGATGGGGATGGAGAAATAAACAAGGaagaatttttgaaaatgatGCAAAAGACCACTCTTTGTTAA